The DNA segment AAGTTACTAACTCAATTCAGCCCGTCAGCTCTTTTATAAGATTTCCGACGTAATTGAAGGTTGCGTTGGGTCCCACACAATTTATCAATAGCTCAAGGCAAATGCGGTGTCGATTATTCGAAAGAAAtgttgaacaagtaaggaagcgctaagttcggcaCTAATTTGTTACCAGCTtaccaattaatatttttgagttatATGTTGAGCTCTTTCCTTTTGGTTTTTACATGTACCACTGTAGCTTAGAGTCAAGCGTCATTCCTAAGTATTTAGCAGAGATAATGCAAGGTATTCGTGCATCGTCGTCAATGAAAATTGGTAAGTGCTGTATCTTGTTAACAAAATCAAATGTGTACAGACTTAGTTTCATTAAGTTTTATCTGCCATTTCTTTGTCCATTGTAGgactttatttacagctttttaGAGATTAGTAGTTAACTCGTGTTCACTATTAGCAGCAGCAAGCACCACGGTCTCATCCTCAAATGAGATGGGTGTTATGCATATAATTGCAGCCTACTGGCAGGTTATGAGTGAATAGAATATAAAGAAGAGGGCCCAACACACTACCTTGTGGAACCCCTGCCTTTATTTCCCTAAGTATAGAATACTTGTCTCCTTGTTAAACGCGCAATTAGCGACCTGATAAATACGATTTTGTGATATCATAATGCTGTTTCAGTAAAATCAGTCAAAAGTCATTTGCATGACGGTTGGCTTTGAAGAAATTGGGAAGACCAAGCaccgaagacggatcactcttcaagatgacaatgcgagctctcacacatcgattTCAAAGATGCATTTTTGTGCACTTAAAACaacgatttgatgagtcattcACCGTATAGTACAAGCGTAAAGCTATATTCAGACTATTTATAATCTGAACTTTGCTGAacactgcaaatatttttaaaggagagcaacaacaaaaatgtgctTGATTTGCAGTGAGCGGGaattgataacaaaaaagttcGGAGGTTATCACAGATGTGGGTATTACCCATGAATAatacagtatataatatttacagtGGGCTCATGtaacatttcaaatatttgttataaagtataatataaataaaatacaaataaataaatttatctaTGAATGATAGTTTAAATGACAGCGTTGGCATTTTTTTCAGTGCAAATAATTATCAGAATTGTTCGCTAAAGTCATATTGaatcgttattttttttaactaaaaatttaagctTATATCACACTGTAAGCCATGTAGTTTCCTGCATACCATATACAAGCtccttatatttatattgttaatATTGAAAAGTTTTAGCACGCCAGCTTAGCTTAAACGAAACAGTCGCTTAGAGCACGTCGCAGAAATTAAAATGCTCCGCTTTATATTGTTCCTGTTACTACATTATTTATTGTGGTTTCCCATTAAGAAGGTTAGCGGTGAAGATCTAAATTCAAGCGCGATTTATGACTATAATTGTGATGTGCAAATAGATGTCGTTAAACAGTTCCTTCAAGAATTGCAAGCTGTGCGAAAGCGGGAAGATGATATTTTGGCACAAATAtctcttattgaaaccaaacaGGAGAGGTAGTGTAATCTATTTTAAAGATTATTCGTACTATTTTAGGTAAAATTTCAGAGTTCGAAAGTCGGTGCCTTCAAGCTGTTTGGAGGCAGCAGCTGAGAGCTTCAAAAGTGGTGTTTACAATATAACATTGGAGAAGTTTAGTGACACACCGTTTGCCGTTTACTGTAACGAAGAGGTGGACTATGGTGGCTGGTTAGTTATACAACGACGTGTCAGTGATGCCGTGGATTTTTATAGAGACTGGGGGGAGTATAAAAACGGTTTCGGGGTGCTGGCTGAAAACTATTGGATTGGTTTGGAAAAACTACATGCCTTCACGAGTAGTTGTCAGCATGAGCTCTATATTGAATTGCAGAGATATAGTGGTGAAAGTTATTATGCGCGCTATTCGGAATTTGTAGTCGGCAGTGAATCGGAGGGATATCCTCTTCAAATATTGGGTACTTATACAGGCACTGCTGGTAATAGCTTGGAATATCACTTTGGTATGAAATTCACCACTCGTGATCAGGATAATGACCTCCGTTCCCATAAAAATTGTGCTGTTCATTTCAAAGGTGCCTGGTGGTTTAAAAGCTGCTATGATAGGTAAGTACAACACCGTTAACTTGTGCCACGTGTATTTGAGatttatgtgcatatttgtagtcatcttaatggagaatatggACAAACGAGCACTGGCGTCGAATGGTTCGGCATAGCTGAGGATGAATCTTTGAAATCCGCGCAAATGATGATACGCCCCACAGAGAAATGCCTAAGACGCATGTCACTGAAGGCCAAatgatttcataattttttggatacggttttaatttttattaattaaacgtattattattgttttattcaatttttcgtTTTGATACAGACATTATGCAATCTTTGATCAACACTCTCATGATaacaaaataatgttttcaatttaataaattcaagaaATTTCAAAGCGGGAAAAAggatttatttgcttttgtaattactGAATTTAACGTCGAGACAGACGGGTGGCCTTTTTTAGAGAACGAGAGCAAATATTATTCACTGAAGATCGCttcattgtttttcaaaattttttccattttgcagGTATTTGAAGGATTTGCCGAAGGATTTTTGCCACTCCGATTGAGATTTCTCAAAATATGCGTTCGGATAGCACCATCcacctcttcaggtgtcgaaaaataTTGACATATTATTCTATACTTACTTTTTACTTCTACTTACTGTTTACTTCTGGTCACCGTTGAGTTTCAAAGTACCGCGATCGTATTTCTTACACTTACTCATTTCGCTCGACctattcgaaaacatagcattgagaattgtaaatgtgtaagctcatttttgtatgaaatccaacaacaattttttaaaacaagtgtaaaaatttataattttacgattttacgatgctttacgacgggttgtgagtacgcCAAATATTACATATTGGAACAAAAAAGCAGacaaaaatcttaattaaattccccaggtaaatgaaacttcaaaaaaatgtattttttttagtttgtaggACTGCCCTTAATTACTGTGCCAAATATAAGTGCAATCTGCCAAACATTTTCTttgcagcagctgcttaagacggtacacctcagtagtgcgttgcgatttttacaatagataaaaatatcgaacaaaaagTCTGTctccaatttattttttctaaccaaatttcgtatgcgAAATCATtgagaattttggaattttgaaattcagttttattaaaaacacaagcAAGAGGTGCAAAGCCTTCAAATCAAACAATTCAAAAATCGTTGAATACCTCGTTTTTAACGACcttcgatctcttcaactgatgaaaatattaaaatgtgaaGGATGTGGCGCTTGAAAATCAGGCAAGTTTCATCACTCTGAAAAGAGAGCTTGACATATTTCGCGTGTACAtacgttcgaatgattttggtggttaccttgggtatgaaatgcgttcttgctctATTGGTTCTGATAAAGCTGAAAAAAGAGTACAATTGTGACCGAGTTTAAAGCCAAAggcgcaatgaataccatcgatcaaccaccgtattcaccagatgtggctccgtgtgattttttctggttccccaaactgaagttGCCGCTACGTAGAACCCGTTCTCAGTCGAACGAAGATGTAAAACAAAATACGCTGAAGtagctgaaggccatctcaaaacaagcttatgaaaagtgttcgAGGGCTGGAAAAATGGTTGGCAttagtgtattacatctggtgtacttttttgtcataatgtatataaattgaaaatgaaattgtgttgagttatatgaaatattttgacGTTTTTCACACATTTAGTGTTCGCGCATTTTGTTGCACTTTATTTACATAACTGCAATTTAATTTGTAAGCAATTTGACTGACAGTTGAACGTATTATACTGCTTATGCGCTATTAATTCCACATTAAATGATGACAGTTTTGACAAGCATTTCTGTCGGGCAATTGAGCGCATTCATGATGACTTATTCAAATGAAATCACAAACActcaattgaaatattaaaacaaaaaattttggtttttttgtggTATCTGTATAgagctgtgtgtatgtgtgcttattTCATTTGCTATTAAAAGTTCGAATTCTCGTGCTTTGGCCACTAACATGACCTTACAgcaaatatttgtgtgtatgtgtttgccaTTTATGAAATATTCACGTAGCATTCACACATCAACACTAGTTCGCATGCCGCGTTGTTGTTTGTGTCTGCATCGCCACACGTCAGCAAATCACATCACCACGTCGCATTGTCGGTTCGTTGACACGCGCGCCACTTCCGCTCGCACCTGTCCACATGCCATACAACCATCCGTCGTTAGCTGCACTGACTGCCCACTGATTTTGCTGCCCTGAGACACACGTACGTCCTCtcgaagtgttttttttttcttggcaAATATGATATGTGTACAAAAGCATTTTAGCTTGTGGCTCTTGGTATCTCTCCCATGCTTTTCACCTGTCATCCAAAATGTCGAACTTATTGCGCTGCGCTTCGAAAGTATTCGCctgtcatttatttattttgcgcattcatatttcatttagtcgtagaaatatttcatatcaacaatatatttacaaaaaatcatTGCGTGCCACTGCAAATAGCAGAGCAGCCTAAATAGGTGAGCGCAGGCATATGAAATGAAACTGCGAACGAAACAAAGCTGAAATTCGGGTCATAAAACTATTGTTTGCTCGCCCTGCAGGCGCCCCCCTCATAGTGGCTCTTTGTAATCGAGTTTTCTGCTGCTGActtcgttttgttttgtgtgcTGAATTTTGTTTTCTCCTGTGTCTAATTCGTTTCATGCATAAACTGGTGCAGACAACACGTACCATATTGTATCCGACGCATCGCTGTCACCGGCAGACAACGGATGTTTGCGCCTTTCGCGGCAAATATTGGCTATTTCAGGTGAAAGCGTATATCGAAGCTCCCACGGTTTATTTATTGTAGCGTTTTGCTTTTCTGCTCAATCGCATCGTTCtgcgaaaatatattatatttcgagCAAAACTGTTTTCAGCTGAAAAGCAATGACATATTTGGCAATTCAactacttttatttttccaaatattttagtCATAATTTCTCCAGTTTTTGTCAGTTATCTAAGGGGATTTACAAATgttttgttgttaaattttttgttattttaataaatgcaaaTCCTTCGCTGCATGTGAAAAAATTGGCGAATATGTTGGACATAACGGGTGATCTAAGCAGAGGTACTTATTATAGTAGCCTTTAGTTTGaaagatcacgcgtgagtcgtgtcacgttgtcatgttatttttgttcagcaacGTTTACAAGTCGTTCAGCTTTATTTGGAaaactcacgttctgtaaagaatgtgtttgacGGTCTCGCGCAACTTGAGATCCAGCATTAactattggataatattcgaccgaagaGACCACGTCCAGTAcacattgaagaaaatataacagccgtagTGGCGAGTGGtcacgaagaccgtggatagTCGATTATGGAACGCATTATACGTTGAGATCTTtcattgaaaacgtacaaataCATCttctgcaagaactgaagccgatcgaccttcccaagcaacatcgctttcctaggactcttgaaaagttacaagaagtttaaaattttgttcagcgatgtggcccatttctggctgTTTGAGTATGTTAATAAACAAAGTTGCCGCATTTGTGACGAAGAGCAAACTGAAGAcgttcaagagctgtcattacatttagaaaaaaaaatggttttatatggtttgtgggccggtggattcagcggtccatatttcttcttcagtgagaacgtaaccctcaatggcaaccgttatcctgccatgataaccgactattttcttcataaaatagaagcttgtgatctcgccgacatttggtttcaacaagacggcgccacttaccccacatcgcatcaatcaatggacttatttctcaacaaacatttcggtgagtcgataattttacgttttggtcctgtcgattggccaccaagatcatgtgatatcacaacgttagactttttcctgtagggatatgtaaattctaaagtctatgcggacaataccgcttcggtgcaggccttggagcaaaacatcacgtgtgtcatcACAATCATcacaaatcataaaaaattgaactcaattgAACCATCAGAGGCCtcgccgcggccaacatttgaaagaaataatcttcaaaaaataaatgacaaagaagattctttcgaatgataataaacactccccattaaatttgcagtttctgccctttttcttaaaaaaaaaatagggaacctcCAAAAAGATCATCCTTTAGAATACACAATGCACAATATATTCAGTTGTGTTCTGTATTTCACTTTCACATAAAAGCGAAGTGATGTGCTTCAAAAATGGAATTTGCCTGTTCTAGAAATAGAATAGTGTTCTTAAGtgattttcaaatgaaatagtTTGTTCTAAAAACCAAatagatttatttaaatgtaacgCAAAACTTGTTACGGTGTGGGCGAAAGAGGCTTTTAGGAATAGTTTTTTGCCAAGAGCTCTCCATTAACTTTACTATATGTTCAGGATATCAGACCACTGTAGTATTTTTCAAGTAGAAGTGGTTGCAATGAAGATATTAGTTGAAGTATTGCTTCAAAGTGCATCTTCATTCAGAGACTAACCTTGCTGACAGCGCGGTCAAGGTTAGTCAAAGAGTATCAGAACTCATTAGCAATTACATCAAGTTACTTTGATAACAGATTAGTTTGGGTGCCTGAAACGTAAGACTTGTTGTTGGCAAGGCTCAGTTTACCGTAAGAATAGGAGTTGGACACTGCCTTATTGGGTCGCAAGTGATACTTCTTCACATGTCAATCATTTCTGGTATAATTACGGTTCATGCATCTCGCTAGTCATACGAACCTGCCCTCCACAAATTCATGGCAGCCTTAAGGCCTTTAGTTCTTGATGTCCCCTTGGCATCACTCGTGACCTTACGAATAACAGTCTGATTACCTGATAATAAAAGCTTCATAAATTTGCTTATATggttttgcataattttgctAATCTTTAGGTGCACAAACCAAACCCAAACAGTTATACCTAAGTTCATAGAAAATAATGAAGGTTTCGCCAAACGATTTCGAAGGTAGACAAATTACGGTTTGAAACTTTGTGGAAGGAACTTGCATCTCAGTAGCCACTATCAAAATGCAGAGTTTATCTGACGTGTCTGCGATCAATGTAACAAACCACTCCCGACATACCAAATATGTCTAAGAAACGACACTAAGGTTTTGCTATATTAATGCCACGCATTACAAGTGGAATGAAATGAATATCCCACTAGAATGTGCGTTCTGAAATCATCTGGTATTAGTGAACTAAATAGTTCCGAACCAAATCTTCTTAAATAACATGTGAACTCGGGCATGGGTTTactggtttcaaaaaatcgaatttttcaatgTCTTCTTTAATTTCACAACACCTTTTAaaatattgtcttaaattttcaagttgatctgagtaatagtttcggagagtctttaaacgcgtttttctcgaaactgtgtttttgaagacggttggcaagatttctcgagaactactcaaccgatcttcatggaattttacacagatcttcgagacacaattttcaaagacttgaacgaaagattttttttaaattacaactatttgtaaaaaatgtcgcaaatttgcattgaaattttaatttttttgcaaaaatgtctgtgaaaaatccaattttcagttgtttttttAGCCCCTTTAAGAACCCTCGagtatttaattttcctttaattttaacaaattacaGAAATATCTATCGTTTGTTTTTTGTATCCGTTGTTATCCATGcaaacttgtttttatttctattattatttgttttgcctGCTGCCCCTACAACCATGGTATATGCCTTCGTGTATAGCCAAGTACACCTTTGACTAATTTCCGGTGCCTTGTTCTTCTCCGTTTATGTCGTGTCGTAATTCCGTCAAACATCAAACACAGTGCCAGCGTTTTGCTCAATTTCAGTTTTAGTTTTCGATTGTTCAATTGTTGCCAGCCTTTGCAAACATTTTCAGTTTGATTTCGACTACAGTTTGTCCTACTTTTGTTCgcaacttttgtatttgagtgATTGTATGAGTATGAGCAAAAATTTTCCTTTGcattcgatagtttatatacatttgcttttgaagttttgttgttgtttgttagtGTTGTTCTTTTGTTTTACAAAGCTCGAAATCGCATTTCAACAGTTTTTGCTTCGCTTTCACACGGATTTTATTTCGTGCCATATAATATGATTCTTAATTTCACTCTTCTTccattttcacattttacaattttgaagtttttttgccGTAACTGGGTTGCTTCATTTGCTTAAGGTATTGCGAAGCCTTTAAGTTAGCAAGTTAGATTTGCGCTTAAGTAAATTAGGAAAAACACATATGAGCGCACGCCCTGCACTTGCAACGTTGCGGCCTAATCTTCGTCGAATGCATAAATCGTATGGAAATCTTTATTGCAAactgtttttatgttttttaatttgagaaaGTGTTTTGcttaacttaaattattaaaccATTAAAGTATGAATGAATAACTCCACTTCTCGTTCACTATTTCTGCCAAGTTATCTCTGCAGCTTCCCCAATATTCTTAAAAGCTTCGCCTTACTTTAGATCAAATACTACCCCGTTCCGCTGCGGTAATCTGCTGAGCGAACGCGCTAAAGCGTCATGAAATTTGCGTTGTCGCAACTACACAACTACAGTAAGTGtcgcggcaacaacaacaatgataacAATCACAACAACGTAGGTAGGTGTTTGGAGAGTATGAAGCTAAATATTCATCGCTGCGAAGTGGCAAACAAAATTCACTTTGAGCGCTGTttcgctttattttatttttatgcgcttttCTTACATTCGCGCATAACTAAGTCCTCCACGCTACCGCGCGCCCCAACCTTCAATTGCTGCCGGTGCATTTTGCCTTTGCCAGCGTTGCGCAGTTTGCTGCCAGCGTCAATTTCCTTGTCGTCATGTTGCAGCAACTGCGCGACAAGCGCTGTACTTTCTTAGCTTTGCACGATGTTTTTGGCTTTCCTTTTGAAGCTTATGCTTGTGTTGTGCGCTGTCTTTTCAGGCGTTGTAAGCATCGTGTTTTACGCGACTTTGTAGCGCAATTCTATTACTTTACGTTCTTTCATTTTCTAATATTAACATAAATGGCGTTGCGCATGCAGCTCGGTCACTTTTGGGCCGCGTTTCCGGGTTTAAGGTACGGCTCTGGCAATGCGTTTTGTCTAACAGCATATTTTCCCCAAGAATTTGAGTTttgagtttaaattttattgcgtaTATAATCAGCTATTACATATAAAATGACCGTTACCAGTGTTCTTTCATGTCCGAGCTTTGCGTTGCTTTGCTGTAAGTATAGCGGAATTGAGTTTGTGACCATTTGTCGCTTGCTGCATCTGCACCGACAATTTGCGTCGCATAAAAGAGacgcaaatatttataaatattaattcagGAATTGTTTCCATTTCGTTGGTCGTTTTTTATGTTGCACTTACTAAGAACTTCGCTTGACTTGCCTCAAGGGTGTTTCAGGGTATTCGAGTATTACTTAACGCCACTTTCATTTGTATGACTTACACTTG comes from the Bactrocera neohumeralis isolate Rockhampton chromosome 2, APGP_CSIRO_Bneo_wtdbg2-racon-allhic-juicebox.fasta_v2, whole genome shotgun sequence genome and includes:
- the LOC126767845 gene encoding fibrinogen C domain-containing protein 1-like, yielding MLRFILFLLLHYLLWFPIKKVSGEDLNSSAIYDYNCDVQIDVVKQFLQELQAVRKREDDILAQISLIETKQERVRKSVPSSCLEAAAESFKSGVYNITLEKFSDTPFAVYCNEEVDYGGWLVIQRRVSDAVDFYRDWGEYKNGFGVLAENYWIGLEKLHAFTSSCQHELYIELQRYSGESYYARYSEFVVGSESEGYPLQILGTYTGTAGNSLEYHFGMKFTTRDQDNDLRSHKNCAVHFKGAWWFKSCYDSHLNGEYGQTSTGVEWFGIAEDESLKSAQMMIRPTEKCLRRMSLKAK